One window of the Trifolium pratense cultivar HEN17-A07 linkage group LG2, ARS_RC_1.1, whole genome shotgun sequence genome contains the following:
- the LOC123906017 gene encoding 4-coumarate--CoA ligase 2-like has translation MLSLALSIDSKQTTTTEVSADSVVINQQKQKPSHDDYHSTNHIFKSKLPDIPISNHLPLHTYCFEKLPEISDRPCLIVASTGKTYTYAETYLQCRKIAAGLSKLGIQKGDVIMILLQNSAEFVLSLVAASMIGAVATTANPFYTSAEIFKQITASKTKLIITQAMYVDKLKQNEEKDELIEFKIITVDEPPVNCLHFSVISGANEDALPKVEFDPEDAVLLPFSSGTTGLPKGVILTHKSLITSVAQQVDGENPHLYLTTEDVLLCVLPLFHIFALSTVLLCALRAGSAVLLIHKFEIGTLLGLIQKHKVTVAMVVPPLVLTLAKNPTVTEFDISSIRLVLSGAAPLGKELEEMLHNRIPQAVLGQGYGMTEAGPVLSMSLGFAKHPLPVSSGSCGTVVRNAELKVLDSETGRSLGYNQPGEICIRGQQIMKGYLNDENATKATIDEEGWLHTGDIGYIDDNDEIFIVDRVKELIKFKGFQVPPAELEGLLLRHPSIADAAVVPKKDVAAGEVPVAFVVRSNGLDLTEDAVKEFIAKQVVFYKRLHKVYFIHAIPKSPSGKILRKDLRAKLESTTQMP, from the exons ATGTTGTCATTAGCTCTTTCTATTGATTCCAAACAAACTACTACTACAGAAGTCTCTGCAGATTCTGTAGTAATTaaccaacaaaaacaaaaaccctcCCATGATGATTATCATTCTACTAATCATATTTTTAAATCTAAATTACCAGATATACCAATATCTAACCACCTCCCACTTCACACCTACTGCTTCGAAAAACTTCCCGAAATCTCCGATCGTCCATGTCTCATCGTCGCTTCCACCGGAAAAACATACACCTATGCAGAAACTTATCTCCAATGTCGAAAAATCGCAGCCGGTTTATCCAAATTAGGAATCCAAAAAGGCGATGTAATCATGATTCTACTCCAAAATTCAGCCGAATTTGTTCTCTCCCTCGTCGCTGCCTCCATGATCGGTGCAGTTGCCACAACAGCTAATCCTTTCTACACCAGCGCTGAGATCTTCAAACAAATAACAGCTTCCAAGACGAAGTTGATTATCACGCAAGCAATGTACGTTGATAAACTGAAGCAGAACGAGGAGAAGGATGAATTAATTGAATTCAAGATAATCACCGTCGATGAACCTCCAGTGAATTGTTTACATTTCTCAGTGATTTCTGGAGCAAATGAAGATGCATTACCGAAAGTGGAATTCGATCCAGAAGATGCAGTGTTGCTTCCGTTTTCTTCAGGAACAACAGGATTACCTAAAGGAGTGATTCTAACGCATAAGAGCTTAATAACAAGCGTTGCTCAACAAGTTGATGGAGAGAATCCACATCTGTATTTAACAACCGAAGATGTTCTTCTTTGCGTTCTTCCATTGTTTCATATATTTGCGCTCAGCACTGTGCTATTGTGCGCACTGAGAGCAGGGAGTGCTGTTctgttaattcataaatttgaGATCGGAACGTTGCTTGGTCTTATACAGAAACATAAAGTGACGGTGGCGATGGTTGTTCCGCCGCTAGTTTTGACGTTAGCAAAGAATCCTACTGTGACGGAATTTGATATTAGTTCGATAAGGTTGGTGCTTTCAGGAGCTGCGCCGTTAGGGAAGGAGCTTGAAGAAATGCTTCATAACCGAATTCCTCAAGCCGTTTTGGGACAG GGATACGGTATGACAGAGGCAGGTCCAGTACTGTCCATGTCTTTGGGTTTTGCAAAGCATCCATTGCCAGTAAGCTCGGGTTCATGCGGCACAGTTGTAAGAAATGCAGAACTTAAAGTTCTTGACTCTGAAACTGGTCGTTCTCTTGGTTATAATCAACCTGGTGAAATTTGCATACGTGGCCAACAAATCATGAAAG GATATTTGAATGATGAGAATGCAACAAAAGCTACTATTGATGAAGAGGGTTGGCTTCATACCGGTGATATTGGATATATCGATGACAATGATGAGATTTTCATCGTTGACAGGGTGAAGGAACTCATCAAATTCAAAGGCTTCCAA GTGCCCCCTGCTGAACTTGAAGGCCTTCTTTTAAGACATCCATCTATTGCAGATGCAGCTGTTGTCCC GAAAAAGGATGTCGCTGCTGGTGAAGTTCCTGTTGCCTTTGTGGTAAGATCAAATGGACTTGATCTTACTGAAGATGCTGTAAAGGAGTTTATAGCTAAACAG GTGGTGTTTTATAAAAGACTGCACAAGGTTTATTTCATTCATGCAATTCCTAAGTCTCCATCAGGAAAGATACTGAGAAAAGACCTCAGAGCAAAGTTAGAAAGTACCACCCAAATGCCTTGA
- the LOC123906016 gene encoding 4-coumarate--CoA ligase 2-like isoform X1 has translation MLSLAPSIDAKQTTTTEVSTDSVVINQQKQKPSHDDYDSTNHIFKSKLPDIPISNHLPLHTYCFQKLPEISDRPCLIVASTGKTYTYAETYLQCRKIAAGLSKLGIQKGDVIMILLQNSAEFVLSFLAASMIGAVATTANPFYTSAEIFKQIAVSKTKLIITQAMYVDKLKQNEEKYESIDFKIITIDEPPVNCLHFSVISEANEDQLPEVEFDPEDAVALPFSSGTTGLPKGVILTHKSLTTSVAQQVDGENPNLYLTTEDVLLCVLPLFHIFSLNSVLLCALRAGSAVLIMHKFEIGTLLGLIQKHKVTVAMVVPPLVLALAKNPSVAEFDLSSIRLVLSGAAPLGKELEETLHNRIPQAVLGQGYGMTEAGPVLSMSLGFAKHPLPVSSGSCGTVVRNAELKVLDSETGRSLGYNQPGEICIRGQQIMKGYLNDENATKTTIDEEGWLHTGDVGYIDDNDEIFIVDRVKELIKFKGFQVPPAELEGLLVSHPSIADAAVVPQKDVAAGEVPVAFVVRSNGLDLTEEAVKEFIAKQVVFYKRLHKVYFIHAIPKSPAGKILRKDLRAKLESTT, from the exons ATGTTGTCATTAGCTCCTTCTATTGATGCTAAACAAACCACTACTACAGAAGTCTCTACAGATTCTGTTGTGATTaaccaacaaaaacaaaaaccctcTCATGATGATTATGATTCTACTAATCATATTTTTAAATCTAAATTACCAGATATACCAATATCTAACCACCTCCCACTTCACACCTACTGCTTCCAAAAACTTCCTGAAATCTCCGATCGACCTTGTCTCATCGTCGCTTCCACCGGAAAAACATACACATATGCAGAAACTTATCTCCAATGTCGAAAAATCGCGGCCGGTTTATCCAAATTAGGAATCCAAAAAGGAGATGTAATCATGATTCTACTTCAAAATTCAGCTGAATTTGTTCTCTCCTTCCTCGCCGCCTCCATGATCGGTGCAGTTGCCACCACTGCTAATCCTTTCTACACCAGCGCCGAGATCTTCAAACAAATAGCTGTTTCCAAGACGAAGCTGATTATCACACAAGCAATGTACGTTGATAAACTGAAACAGAACGAAGAGAAGTATGAATCAATTGATTTCAAGATAATCACTATTGATGAACCGCCGGTGAATTGTTTACATTTCTCGGTGATTTCTGAAGCAAACGAAGATCAATTACCGGAAGTTGAATTCGATCCAGAAGACGCGGTGGCGCTTCCATTTTCTTCCGGAACAACAGGATTACCTAAAGGAGTGATTCTAACGCATAAGAGCTTAACAACAAGCGTTGCTCAACAAGTCGATGGAGAGAATCCGAATCTGTATTTAACAACTGAAGATGTTCTTCTTTGTGTTCTTCCATTGTTTCATATATTTTCACTTAACAGTGTGCTATTGTGCGCACTGAGAGCAGGGAGTGCTGTTCTGATAATGCATAAATTCGAGATCGGAACGTTGCTTGGTCTTATACAGAAACATAAAGTGACGGTGGCGATGGTTGTTCCGCCGCTAGTTTTGGCGTTAGCGAAGAATCCTTCGGTGGCGGAATTTGATCTTAGTTCAATACGGTTGGTGCTTTCAGGAGCCGCGCCGTTAGGGAAGGAGCTTGAAGAAACGCTTCATAACCGAATTCCTCAAGCCGTTTTGGGACAG GGTTACGGTATGACAGAGGCAGGCCCAGTACTATCCATGTCTTTGGGTTTTGCAAAGCATCCATTGCCAGTAAGCTCAGGTTCATGTGGCACAGTTGTAAGAAATGCAGAGCTTAAAGTTCTTGACTCTGAAACTGGTCGTTCTCTTGGTTATAATCAACCTGGTGAAATTTGCATCCGTGGCCAACAAATCATGAAAG GATATTTGAATGATGAGAATGCAACAAAAACTACTATTGATGAGGAGGGTTGGCTTCATACTGGTGATGTTGGATATATAGATGACAATGATGAGATTTTCATCGTTGACAGGGTGAAAGAACTCATCAAATTCAAAGGCTTCCAA GTGCCCCCTGCTGAACTTGAAGGCCTTCTTGTAAGCCATCCATCTATTGCAGATGCAGCTGTCGTCCC GCAAAAAGATGTTGCAGCTGGTGAAGTTCCTGTTGCCTTTGTTGTAAGATCAAATGGACTTGATCTAACTGAAGAAGCTGTAAAGGAATTTATAGCTAAACAG GTTGTGTTTTATAAAAGACTGCACAAAGTTTATTTCATTCATGCAATTCCCAAGTCTCCAGCTGGGAAGATACTGAGGAAAGACCTCAGAGCAAAGTTAGAAAGTACCACTTAA
- the LOC123906016 gene encoding 4-coumarate--CoA ligase 2-like isoform X2 has product MVLNVAVPLTSSSLLLKLITIIHYFPPNPFYIVSPLVFLSSPANPLTSNFLSLILYISFSSLHFPNLLSSHPNKYNIIYLIHNKMLSLAPSIDAKQTTTTEVSTDSVVINQQKQKPSHDDYDSTNHIFKSKLPDIPISNHLPLHTYCFQKLPEISDRPCLIVASTGKTYTYAETYLQCRKIAAGLSKLGIQKGDVIMILLQNSAEFVLSFLAASMIGAVATTANPFYTSAEIFKQIAVSKTKLIITQAMYVDKLKQNEEKYESIDFKIITIDEPPVNCLHFSVISEANEDQLPEVEFDPEDAVALPFSSGTTGLPKGVILTHKSLTTSVAQQVDGENPNLYLTTEDVLLCVLPLFHIFSLNSVLLCALRAGSAVLIMHKFEIGTLLGLIQKHKVTVAMVVPPLVLALAKNPSVAEFDLSSIRLVLSGAAPLGKELEETLHNRIPQAVLGQGYGMTEAGPVLSMSLGFAKHPLPVSSGSCGTVVRNAELKVLDSETGRSLGYNQPGEICIRGQQIMKGYLNDENATKTTIDEEGWLHTGDVGYIDDNDEIFIVDRVKELIKFKGFQVPPAELEGLLVSHPSIADAAVVPQKDVAAGEVPVAFVVRSNGLDLTEEAVKEFIAKQVVFYKRLHKVYFIHAIPKSPAGKILRKDLRAKLESTT; this is encoded by the exons ATGGTTTTAAACGTGGCCGTACCTCTCAcctcttcttctcttcttcttaaACTTATAACTATCATTCACTACTTTCCACCTAACCCCTTTTATATAGTTAGCCCTTTGGTTTTTCTTTCTTCACCCGCCAATCCCCTCACTTCCAATTTTCTCTCCCTTATATTATATATCTCATTTTCCTCTCTTCATTTTCCCAACCTACTTTCTTCTCATCCaaataaatacaatatcataTATCTCATTCATAACAAAATGTTGTCATTAGCTCCTTCTATTGATGCTAAACAAACCACTACTACAGAAGTCTCTACAGATTCTGTTGTGATTaaccaacaaaaacaaaaaccctcTCATGATGATTATGATTCTACTAATCATATTTTTAAATCTAAATTACCAGATATACCAATATCTAACCACCTCCCACTTCACACCTACTGCTTCCAAAAACTTCCTGAAATCTCCGATCGACCTTGTCTCATCGTCGCTTCCACCGGAAAAACATACACATATGCAGAAACTTATCTCCAATGTCGAAAAATCGCGGCCGGTTTATCCAAATTAGGAATCCAAAAAGGAGATGTAATCATGATTCTACTTCAAAATTCAGCTGAATTTGTTCTCTCCTTCCTCGCCGCCTCCATGATCGGTGCAGTTGCCACCACTGCTAATCCTTTCTACACCAGCGCCGAGATCTTCAAACAAATAGCTGTTTCCAAGACGAAGCTGATTATCACACAAGCAATGTACGTTGATAAACTGAAACAGAACGAAGAGAAGTATGAATCAATTGATTTCAAGATAATCACTATTGATGAACCGCCGGTGAATTGTTTACATTTCTCGGTGATTTCTGAAGCAAACGAAGATCAATTACCGGAAGTTGAATTCGATCCAGAAGACGCGGTGGCGCTTCCATTTTCTTCCGGAACAACAGGATTACCTAAAGGAGTGATTCTAACGCATAAGAGCTTAACAACAAGCGTTGCTCAACAAGTCGATGGAGAGAATCCGAATCTGTATTTAACAACTGAAGATGTTCTTCTTTGTGTTCTTCCATTGTTTCATATATTTTCACTTAACAGTGTGCTATTGTGCGCACTGAGAGCAGGGAGTGCTGTTCTGATAATGCATAAATTCGAGATCGGAACGTTGCTTGGTCTTATACAGAAACATAAAGTGACGGTGGCGATGGTTGTTCCGCCGCTAGTTTTGGCGTTAGCGAAGAATCCTTCGGTGGCGGAATTTGATCTTAGTTCAATACGGTTGGTGCTTTCAGGAGCCGCGCCGTTAGGGAAGGAGCTTGAAGAAACGCTTCATAACCGAATTCCTCAAGCCGTTTTGGGACAG GGTTACGGTATGACAGAGGCAGGCCCAGTACTATCCATGTCTTTGGGTTTTGCAAAGCATCCATTGCCAGTAAGCTCAGGTTCATGTGGCACAGTTGTAAGAAATGCAGAGCTTAAAGTTCTTGACTCTGAAACTGGTCGTTCTCTTGGTTATAATCAACCTGGTGAAATTTGCATCCGTGGCCAACAAATCATGAAAG GATATTTGAATGATGAGAATGCAACAAAAACTACTATTGATGAGGAGGGTTGGCTTCATACTGGTGATGTTGGATATATAGATGACAATGATGAGATTTTCATCGTTGACAGGGTGAAAGAACTCATCAAATTCAAAGGCTTCCAA GTGCCCCCTGCTGAACTTGAAGGCCTTCTTGTAAGCCATCCATCTATTGCAGATGCAGCTGTCGTCCC GCAAAAAGATGTTGCAGCTGGTGAAGTTCCTGTTGCCTTTGTTGTAAGATCAAATGGACTTGATCTAACTGAAGAAGCTGTAAAGGAATTTATAGCTAAACAG GTTGTGTTTTATAAAAGACTGCACAAAGTTTATTTCATTCATGCAATTCCCAAGTCTCCAGCTGGGAAGATACTGAGGAAAGACCTCAGAGCAAAGTTAGAAAGTACCACTTAA
- the LOC123907018 gene encoding TOM1-like protein 1, producing the protein MSDNLMEKVNAFSEKLKIGGVEVGRKVTEGMSSMSFKVKEFFQGPNQVDKLVEDATSEAHEEPDWAMNLDLCDLINTEKVNSVELIRGIKKRIMIKNPRVQYLALVLLETIVKNCEKAFSEVAAERVLDEMVRLIDDPQTVVNNRNKALVMIEAWGESTGELRYLPVFEETYKSLRSRGIRFPGRDNESLAPIFTPARSVSVPEPPPYVDDVPHQFQHDVPVQVFTPEQTKEAFDVARNSIELLSTVLSSSPEQDVLQDDLTTTLVHQCRRSQTTIQRIVETAEDNEALLFEALNVNDEIQKVLTKYEELKPHPVAPLQPEPAMIPVAVEPDESPRHLDTKEDSLIRKPAGSRPGVQGGNNDDMMDDLDEMIFGSKVGGASDGGHDTKKQQSSKDDLISF; encoded by the exons ATGAGTGACAATTTGATGGAAAAAGTGAACGCGTTCAGCGAAAAGCTGAAAATCGGTGGTGTAGAAGTAGGTCGAAAAGTAACAGAAGGAATGAGTTCAATGAGTTTCAAGGTTAAGGAATTCTTTCAAGGTCCTAACCAAGTCGATAAGCTTGTTGAAGATGCAACATCTGAAGCACATGAAGAACCTGATTGGGCTATGAATCTAGATCTATGTGATTTAATTAATACTGAGAAAGTTAATAGTGTTGAATTGATTCGTGGAATTAAGAAAAGGATTATGATTAAAAACCCTAGGGTTCAGTATTTGGCTTTGGTTTTACTTGAAACTATTGTTAAGAATTGTGAAAAGGCTTTTTCTGAAGTTGCTGCTGAAAGAGTTCTTGATGAGATGGTTAGGCTTATTGATGATCCTCAAACTGTTGTTAATAATCGGAATAAAGCTTTGGTTATGATTGAAGCTTGGGGTGAATCCACTGGTGAACTTAGATATCTTCCTGTTTTTGAAGAAACCTATAAG AGTTTGAGATCAAGGGGTATTAGGTTTCCTGGAAGGGATAATGAAAGCTTGGCTCCGATTTTCACTCCTGCTCGATCGGTTTCTGTGCCGGAGCCACCAccttatgttgatgatgttCCGCACCAGTTTCAGCATGATGTTCCTGTGCAAGTTTTTACGCCTGAACAGACGAAGGAAGCATTTGATGTTGCGAGAAATAGTATCGAGCTTCTTTCGACTGTGTTGTCGTCTTCGCCAGAACAAGATGTTTTGCag GATGATTTGACCACCACACTTGTACATCAGTGCCGTCGCTCCCAAACTACTATCCAGCGAATTGTTGAAACTGCTGAGGACAATGAAGCACTTCTTTTTGAGGCCTTGAATGTTAATGATGAGATTCAGAAGGTACTCACCAAGTATGAAGAGTTAAAACCACATCCAGTTGCTCCCCTTCAACCTGAACCAGCTATGATACCTGTTGCTGTCGAGCCAGATGAGTCACCTCGTCATCTTGATACTAAAGAGGACTCCTTGATTAGAAAGCCTGCTGGATCAAGACCTGGTGTCCAAGGAGGGAACAATGATGACATGATGGATGATCTTGATGAGATGATTTTCGGGAGTAAAGTTGGGGGTGCATCGGATGGAGGACATGATACAAAGAAGCAGCAATCTTCTAAAGATGATCTAATCTCCTTCTAA
- the LOC123906015 gene encoding protein SMG9-like: MAGPEPSPSPKILLAKPGLVTGAPLTGKFTRGGATEDDSTRLRSRLPSVASLNLLSDSWDFHFDRFLPFLTENTDFTVIGVIGSPGVGKSTIMNELYGFDSTSPGMLPPFTIQSEENRAMARHCSIGIEPRISSERIILLDTQPVFSASVLSEMMRPDGSSTISVLSRESLSAELAHELMGIQLAVFLASVCHILLVVSEGVDDDSMWHLMSTVDLLKHDISDPSLLASSLSHNSSSGHDNNNKVPECEYMATPVFVHTKLQDQELTSKNCLKLKKALMQYFKPSSFVRENTGNKPSEENHLDSDTLNLFTIPFKKKEENPRAQHESYISALWKLRDQILAMKSPSFRRPVSEREWLKNSAKIWEQVKNSPTIFEYYKTLQHSGMYRS, translated from the exons ATGGCGGGACCTGAACCCTCTCCTTCTCCAAAAATCCTTTTAGCAAAACCAGGACTCGTCACCGGAGCTCCACTCACCGGAAAATTCACCCGCGGCGGAGCCACCGAAGATGATTCTACACGACTCCGTTCTCGTCTTCCTTCCGTCGCATCTCTCAACCTTCTCTCCGATTCCTGGGATTTCCACTTCGATCGCTTTCTCCCC TTTTTGACTGAGAACACTGATTTCACTGTGATTGGAGTCATTGGTTCACCTGGAGTTGGAAAATCTACTATCATGAATGAACTTTATGGTTTTGATTCAACTTCTCCTG GGATGCTACCACCTTTTACTATTCAATCTGAAGAGAATAGAGCTATGGCTAGACATTGTTCTATTGGCATTGAACCTAGGATATCTTCTGAACGGATTATTCTTCTTGATACGCAG ccGGTATTTAGTGCTTCTGTTTTATCTGAGATGATGAGACCTGATGGTTCTTCAACAATTTCTGTGCTGAGTAGAGAATCCTTGTCGGCTGAATTGGCTCATGAACTTATGGGTATTCAG CTTGCTGTTTTTCTAGCATCTGTATGTCATATTCTGCTGGTGGTGTCCGAGGGAGTCGATGATGATAGCATGTGGCATTTGATGTCGACG GTTGACTTGTTGAAGCATGACATTTCAGACCCATCATTGCTGGCTTCATCCCTTTCACATAACTCTAGCTCAGGGCATGATAACAATAACAAAGTTCCTGAATGTGAATACATGGCCACTCCTGTTTTTGTACATACCAA GCTACAAGATCAAGAGTTGACTTCTAAAAATTGTTTGAAGCTGAAGAAGGCACTCATGCAGTATTTCAAACCATCCTCTTTTGTTAGAGAAAACACTGGAAACAAGCCCAGCGAAGAAAATCACTTGGATTCTGACACACTAAATTTGTTTACCATCCCATTTAAGAAAAAAGAGGAAAATCCAAGAGCTCAGCATGAGAGTTACATTTCTGCTCTATGGAAATTAAGGGATCAG ATTTTAGCCATGAAGTCGCCATCTTTCAGGAGACCGGTGTCTGAGCGTGAATGGTTGAAAAATTCAGCCAAGATATGGGAACAGGTTAAAAACTCCCCAACAATATTTGAGTACTACAAAACACTTCAACATTCCGGTATGTATAGGAGCTAG
- the LOC123906014 gene encoding ERAD-associated E3 ubiquitin-protein ligase HRD1B-like, with amino-acid sequence MMRLKTYAGLSLIATLAITYHAFNSRGQFYPAMVYLSTSKISLVLLLNMGLVIMCVLWQLTKKVFLGNLREAEVERLNEQSWREVMEILFAITIFRQDFSVTFLAMVTALLLIKALHWLAQKRVEYIETTPTVTTLSHIRIVSFMGFLLLLDSIFLYSSLKHLIETWQASVSLFFAFEYMILATTTVSIFVKYVFYVSDMLMEGQWEKKPVFTFYLELVRDLLHLSMYLCFFCVIFVNYGIPLHLIRELYETFRNFKVRIADYIRYRKITSNMNDRFPDATPEELIASDATCIICREEMTTAKKLICGHLFHVHCLRSWLERQHTCPTCRALVVPPENGTTVAGGQQGSQSDGQRQGTGTGSTGQTEVGSGVATDSLSRHQARLQAAAAAASIYEKSYVYPSATSFVRPPGEASSQQAQKQFHIPGGPANVPFPPMGHFHLIPSQAHVTHLNYGEGFGNDPNIQSLQLELNKKLLQQQIEILQNHLQNLQFTEAERSVDDGTSSSESRGKLSTSADIQD; translated from the exons ATGATGAGGCTGAAGACATATGCTGGTCTTAGTTTGATTGCAACTTTGGCTATTACATATCATGCATTTAACAGTCGAGGCCAGTTTTATCCGGCAATGGTGTATCTTTCAACATCCAAGATCAGTTTGGTGCTTCTTCTCAACATGGGTTTGGTTATTATGTGTGTTCTGTGGCAACTAACGAAGAAGGTATTCTTGGGTAATCTTCGAGAAGCAGAGGTTGAGAGGCTTAATGAGCAATCATGGAGGGAGGTTATGGAGATTCTCTTTGCGATTACTATCTTTAGGCAGGATTTCTCGGTTACTTTCCTAGCGATGGTTACGGCACTGTTGTTAATTAAGGCTTTGCATTGGTTGGCTCAAAAGAGAGTCGAGTACATTGAGACAACTCCTACAGTGACCACGCTGTCCCATATTCGGATTGTGTCGTTTATGGGTTTCCTTCTTCTTCTCGATAGCATTTTCTTATATAGTTCTCTGAAGCATTTGATAGAAACATGGCAGGCTTCTGTTTCGCTGTTCTTTGCTTTTGA GTACATGATATTGGCAACAACAACAGTGtcaatttttgtaaaatatgttttctatGTCAGCGACATGCTTATGGAGGGACAGTGGGAAAAGAAACCAGTCTTCACATTTTACCTGGAACTTGTTAGGGACTTGCTACACTTGTCCATGTATCTGTGCTTCTTCTGTGTTATTTTTGT AAACTACGGCATTCCCTTGCACCTAATACGGGAGCTGTACGAGACATTTAGGAACTTCAAAGTTCGCATTGCAGATTACATTAGATATCGTAAGATCACTTCAAATATGAATGATCGCTTTCCAGATGCAACCCCTGAAGAGCTCATTGC TAGTGATGCAACTTGCATTATCTGTCGTGAAGAGATGACTACAGCCAAGAAACTGATATGTGGACATCTTTTTCATGTCCATTGCCTCCGATCATGGCTGGAACGACAGCATACTTGCCCTACCTGCAGAGCCTTGGTTGTACCACCAGAAAATGGAACAACTGTTGCTGGAGGGCAGCAAGGATCACAATCAGATGGTCAACGGCAGG GAACAGGCACTGGAAGCACAGGTCAAACTGAGGTTGGCAGTGGGGTGGCAACTGATAGTTTAAGTCGGCATCAAGCTAGACTCCAAGCAGCAGCTGCTGCAGCTTCAATATATGAGAAGTCTTATGTTTATCCCTCTGCAACTTCCTTTGTACG ACCTCCTGGAGAAGCTTCCAGTCAACAAGCCCAGAAGCAGTTTCATATTCCTGGTGGGCCAGCAAATGTACCCTTTCCTCCAATGGGGCACTTCCATTTAATTCCTTCCCAAGCACATGTGACCCATTTGAATTATGGAGAGGGGTTTGGAAATGATCCAAATATCCAAAGCTTGCAGTTGGAACTTAACAAAAAATTACTGCAACAGCAGATTGAG ATTCTGCAAAATCATCTACAGAATCTGCAGTTCACGGAGGCTGAGAGAAGTGTAGATGACGGGACATCATCATCAGAAAGCAGAGGCAAGCTTAGCACTTCTGCGGATATTCAAGATTGA